In Odontesthes bonariensis isolate fOdoBon6 chromosome 22, fOdoBon6.hap1, whole genome shotgun sequence, one genomic interval encodes:
- the fgfr1b gene encoding fibroblast growth factor receptor 1b — MGSPRRFLLLLLLLVQFLQAQSRPASEDTDTDAVKSSEDEEDDESSSEENKLSNELSTSNEKLQPLAPQWVMPEKMEKQLHAVPASKTVKFRCQATGNPVPSLRWYKNGKEFKKDQRIGGFKIRDHMWTLIMESVVPSDKGNYTCVVENEYGSLKHTYLLDVVERSPHRPILQAGLPANQTAVVSSDVEFVCRVFSDPQPHIQWLKHITVNGSRVGPDGHPYVLVLKTAGLNTTDKEMEVLTLRNVTLDDTGEYTCLAGNSIGVSHHSAWLTVVNELPPSPLPSPTYLEIFIYCLGFSIILILTVTAVICRLCCSPKKSDFNNQLAVQKLAKSIPLRRQVSVESSSSLQSGMCLMRQSRLSSAATTLLAGVSEYELPYDPAWELQRDRLTLGKPLGEGCFGQVVLAEAVGIEKNKPTRLTKVAVKMLKADATEKDLSDLISEMEMMKMIGKHKNIINLLGACTQDGPLYVVVEYASQGNLREYLRARRPAGLEYWSGLRQASLGSVEIRELVSAAYQVARGMAYLASKKCIHRDLAARNVLVTEDNVMKIADFGLARDIHHIDYYKKTTNGRLPVKWMAPEALFDRIYTHQSDVWSFGVLLWEIFTLGGSPYPGVPVEELFKLLKEGHRMEKPSACTQELYLMMRDCWHAVPSRRPKFQQLVEDLDRTLSLMANQEYLDLSVPLVQYSPVSGSALAHSCTST; from the exons ATGGGTTCTCCACGccgcttcctgctgctgctgctgctgctggttcagTTCCTGCAGGCTCAGTCCAGACCGGCCTCAGaggacacagacacag ATGCAGTGAAATCCTCTGAAGACGAAGAGGACGATGAATCATCCTCAGAGGAAAATAAATTGTCGAACGAGCTGTCAACAAGCAACGAAAAGCTCCAGC CGTTGGCGCCGCAGTGGGTGATGCCAGAGAAGATGGAGAAGCAGCTCCACGCCGTTCCTGCCAGCAAGACGGTCAAGTTTCGCTGCCAAGCAACTGGAAACCCAGTTCCAAGCCTGCGCTGGTACAAGAACGGGAAAGAATTCAAAAAAGACCAAAGAATCGGAGGGTTCAAG ATCAGAGACCACATGTGGACTCTGATAATGGAGTCGGTGGTTCCCTCCGATAAAGGCAACTACACCTGTGTGGTGGAGAATGAATATGGGAGCCTGAAACACACCTATCTGCTGGACGTAGTCG AGCGCTCCCCTCACAGGCCGATCCTGCAGGCCGGTCTGCCGGCCAATCAGACAGCGGTGGTCAGCAGCGATGTGGAGTTTGTGTGCAGAGTGTTCAGCGACCCACAGCCTCACATCCAGTGGCTCAAACACATCACTGTCAACGGCAGCAGAGTGGGACCAGACGGACACCCCTACGTCCTGGTTCTGAAG actgcaggtttgaACACGACAGATAAAGAAATGGAGGTTTTGACTCTGAGGAATGTAACTCTGGACGATACTGGCGAGTACACCTGCCTGGCGGGGAACTCTATCGGAGTGTCACACCACTCTGCGTGGCTTACTGTGGTCAATG AGCTGCCGCCCTCGCCGCTACCCTCACCAACTTACCTGGAGATCTTCATCTATTGCCTGGGGTTTTccatcatcctcatcctcaccGTCACAGCAGTCATCTGCAGGCTCTGCTGCTCCCCGAAAAAGAGCGACTTCAACAACCAGCTGGCGGTCCAGAAATTAGCCAAGAGCATTCCTCTGAGGAGACAG GTGTCGGTCGAATCTTCATCCTCCCTGCAGTCGGGGATGTGTTTGATGCGTCAGTCGCGTCTCTCCAGTGCAGCAACCACCCTCCTGGCAGGAGTGTCAGAGTACGAACTCCCCTACGATCCTGCATGGGAGCTGCAACGTGACCG GCTGACTCTGGGGAAGCCTCTTGGAGAAGGCTGCTTTGGCCAGGTGGTGCTAGCCGAGGCTGTTGGGATCGAGAAAAACAAGCCCACACGCCTCACTAAGGTGGCCGTGAAGATGCTGAAAG CTGACGCCACCGAGAAGGACCTGTCTGACCTGATCTCTGAAATggagatgatgaagatgatcgGCAAACACAAGAACATCATCAACCTGCTGGGCGCCTGCACCCAGGACG GCCCTCTGTATGTGGTGGTGGAGTATGCCTCGCAGGGGAACCTGAGGGAGTATCTGCGTGCTCGGCGGCCGGCCGGGTTGGAGTACTGGAGCGGGTTGCGGCAGGCTTCGCTGGGTAGTGTAGAGATCCGGGAGCTGGTTTCTGCTGCATACCAGGTGGCCAGAGGAATGGCGTACCTCGCCTCAAAGAAG TGTATCCACAGAGACCTGGCAGCCAGGAATGTGCTGGTCACCGAAGACAACGTGATGAAGATAGCCGACTTCGGTCTGGCTCGAGACATCCACCACATCGACTACTACAAGAAGACCACGAAC GGTCGTTTACCGGTGAAGTGGATGGCACCCGAAGCTTTGTTCGATCGCATCTATACGCACCAAAGTGACGT CTGGTCGTTTGGAGTCTTGTTGTGGGAGATTTTCACCCTTGGGGGGTCTCCTTACCCCGGCGTCCCCGTAGAGGAACTCTTCAAGCTGCTGAAGGAGGGACACCGCATGGAAAAACCGTCTGCATGTACTCAGGAGCT GTATCTAATGATGAGAGACTGCTGGCACGCCGTTCCATCCCGCCGGCCCAAgttccagcagctggttgaAGATTTAGATCGCACTCTGTCTCTCATGGCCAACCAG GAGTACCTGGACCTGTCCGTTCCTCTGGTCCAGTACTCCCCGGTCAGCGGCTCCGCCTTGGCTCATTCCTGTACCTCAACATAG